One genomic segment of Cerasicoccus sp. TK19100 includes these proteins:
- a CDS encoding homoserine dehydrogenase yields the protein MKSKRTIRIGILGFGTVGQGVWKHLQADLSALEFRLGAKIELASASARDITKPRAVQPGPGQLTDDNHAIVNDPTIDIVCELIGGTTLAKELTLLAFKNGKTVVTANKALICEHGEELFNAARDNNTHYFFEASVAGGIPIIKTLREGLVANRFPLIYGILNGTTNYMLTRMEREGISYENVLDQARALGYVEADESLDLDGYDAAHKAVILAYLAHGKWVKLDDMVVEGIREITTGDIAYAKSLGYKIKLLAVIRRDFQKNAVSVRLHPALIAKQEIIAQVDEVFNGISLTGDVVGETILVGRGAGQDATASAVISDIADAVAALLGAPPPVISEEDEETYKALSDEVQLAGPESLTCPYYIRLRVKDEPGVLARIAQVFADHSISVATMIQEEETGSASARLIFTTHVCSEADIEEALAVIAGLDICLEKPYRLRVFKLA from the coding sequence GTGAAAAGCAAGCGCACCATTCGCATTGGCATCCTTGGGTTCGGCACCGTCGGCCAGGGAGTCTGGAAACACCTGCAAGCCGACCTCTCCGCCCTGGAATTCCGCCTCGGAGCCAAGATCGAGCTCGCTAGCGCATCCGCGCGCGACATCACCAAGCCGCGCGCCGTCCAGCCCGGCCCCGGCCAACTGACCGATGACAACCACGCCATCGTCAACGACCCCACGATCGACATCGTGTGCGAACTCATCGGCGGAACCACTCTCGCCAAGGAGCTAACCCTGCTCGCCTTTAAAAACGGCAAGACCGTCGTCACCGCCAACAAAGCCCTCATTTGCGAGCATGGCGAGGAGCTCTTTAACGCCGCGCGCGACAACAACACGCATTACTTTTTCGAGGCCAGCGTCGCCGGGGGAATTCCGATCATCAAGACGCTGCGCGAAGGCCTCGTGGCCAACCGTTTCCCGCTTATCTACGGCATCCTTAATGGCACCACCAACTACATGCTCACCCGCATGGAGCGCGAGGGCATCAGCTACGAAAACGTGCTCGATCAAGCGCGCGCTCTGGGCTACGTGGAGGCCGATGAAAGCCTCGACCTCGATGGCTACGACGCCGCGCACAAAGCCGTGATCCTCGCCTACCTCGCCCACGGCAAGTGGGTGAAGCTGGACGACATGGTCGTCGAAGGCATCCGTGAAATCACCACGGGCGACATCGCCTACGCCAAGTCCCTCGGCTACAAGATCAAGCTGCTCGCCGTCATCCGCCGCGACTTTCAGAAAAACGCCGTCTCCGTACGCCTGCACCCGGCGCTCATCGCCAAGCAGGAAATCATCGCGCAGGTAGACGAGGTCTTCAACGGCATCAGCCTCACCGGTGATGTCGTCGGCGAAACAATCCTCGTCGGCCGTGGTGCCGGCCAGGACGCCACCGCGAGCGCCGTCATCAGCGACATCGCCGACGCCGTCGCCGCCCTGCTCGGTGCGCCGCCGCCCGTCATTTCCGAGGAAGACGAAGAGACCTACAAGGCGCTGTCGGACGAAGTCCAACTCGCCGGCCCGGAGTCACTCACCTGCCCGTATTACATCCGCCTGCGCGTCAAGGACGAGCCCGGCGTCCTGGCCCGCATCGCCCAAGTCTTTGCCGACCACAGCATCTCCGTCGCCACGATGATTCAGGAGGAAGAAACCGGCTCCGCCAGCGCGCGCCTGATCTTCACCACCCACGTTTGTAGCGAAGCCGACATCGAGGAAGCCCTCGCGGTCATCGCAGGTCTCGACATCTGCCTGGAGAAGCCCTACCGCCTGCGCGTGTTCAAGCTAGCGTAA
- a CDS encoding MFS transporter, with translation MSQDNDNAAKTYRYDICRAPFHGVCESTAAIATLIAIRGYGADEGGTADIIKSLLNAAPFLGLLLTTFFIAVAGKTGARATRIVAFYLFVCGGLLMLSSVAGGLIGFTLCFVGAYVIFSQQAPMMISTYSRNYTPQERGQRVSTVLLIGSGSSAAFSFLGARLLDWQFNWFPAILVFLGVSCIVNALLVRQIPSDPLEQAETGNPLRSIKLAWSDKLFGWLLASWMLMGFGNLMTIPIRVEILANPEYGINATNEQVLLASMIIPQIASLVSAKIWGALFDQMNFIFWRLCVNTCFFFGMILYFNGPSLSVVYLGSILLGLGMGGGRIGWNLWVTKIAPMEKVSAYMSVHTMFTGARGICAPFIGYLVLTAFSPPAVGWLAAGLIFVSSSMFAILRRNERFSKVL, from the coding sequence TTGAGCCAAGATAACGACAATGCCGCGAAGACCTATCGCTATGACATTTGCCGCGCCCCGTTTCACGGAGTGTGCGAGTCGACGGCGGCCATTGCCACGCTGATCGCGATTCGCGGCTATGGCGCCGATGAGGGCGGCACCGCGGACATCATTAAGAGCCTGCTCAATGCCGCGCCGTTTCTCGGGCTGCTGCTAACAACGTTCTTCATCGCTGTGGCGGGCAAAACCGGTGCCCGCGCCACCCGCATCGTCGCGTTTTACCTGTTCGTCTGCGGCGGCCTACTAATGCTGTCATCCGTGGCCGGTGGGCTGATCGGATTTACGCTATGCTTCGTGGGTGCCTACGTGATTTTCTCGCAGCAGGCCCCGATGATGATCAGCACCTACTCGCGCAACTACACGCCGCAAGAGCGCGGACAGCGCGTCTCCACGGTGCTGCTGATCGGCTCGGGCAGCAGCGCGGCGTTTTCCTTTCTCGGTGCCCGGCTGCTTGACTGGCAGTTCAATTGGTTTCCGGCGATCCTGGTTTTCCTCGGCGTATCGTGTATCGTCAACGCCTTGCTGGTGAGGCAAATCCCGTCTGATCCGTTAGAACAAGCCGAGACCGGCAACCCCCTGCGCAGCATTAAGCTCGCCTGGAGTGACAAGCTTTTTGGCTGGCTACTGGCCAGCTGGATGCTGATGGGCTTTGGCAACCTGATGACAATTCCCATCCGCGTCGAGATCCTCGCCAATCCTGAATACGGGATCAATGCCACCAACGAACAGGTGCTGCTGGCGTCGATGATTATCCCGCAAATAGCGAGCCTTGTCAGCGCCAAGATATGGGGGGCCCTCTTCGACCAGATGAACTTCATCTTCTGGCGCCTCTGCGTGAACACCTGCTTCTTCTTCGGGATGATTCTCTACTTCAACGGGCCATCGCTCAGCGTCGTTTACCTCGGCTCGATCCTGCTCGGCTTAGGCATGGGTGGCGGCCGCATTGGCTGGAATTTGTGGGTAACCAAGATTGCGCCGATGGAAAAAGTTTCGGCCTACATGAGCGTGCACACGATGTTCACCGGTGCCCGTGGCATCTGCGCGCCATTCATTGGCTACCTAGTGTTGACGGCCTTCTCGCCACCCGCAGTCGGCTGGCTGGCAGCGGGGCTCATCTTCGTTTCCAGTTCGATGTTTGCCATACTCCGCCGCAATGAGCGCTTTAGCAAAGTGCTATAG
- a CDS encoding C39 family peptidase, which produces MRSLATTLLLAITALASDARTFTDSHGRTLEAEIVAYDGGETVKIRRDDGQVFDLPLDRLSAGDQAYVQSWLEAKSAPVSADDIDRLNQLFGAELFADGNLWDDAPDDVAQRLGWPQESKTATQASYRIYHQPDDRLLGARPYTSVLHVEDGKVDTISIIFANKGDSVGSDVFDIKAATKIVEDAIKQDGETISDRLGQLGESEQLTTATGRNMKERLQIWEWRGHTFTLAVQDGEYVTVRVMRPELAANRGRPERIASTTLRDRAKANVETRANRDVIITNIPMVNQGPKGYCVPATLERVLRYMGVRADMYLLAMAGQTGVGGGTNVNQLIEGTEGYLKSAGREMESKKFKLKSRSVAKYIDAGQPILWTLYSTREFNDIANAITQERAGYPSIDAWEKVLKDKLRSQEELQPDIETGHICMIIGYNPETDEIAVSDSWGPHYAERWIPAELAENVSQGGFWIVDF; this is translated from the coding sequence ATGCGCTCCCTCGCCACTACCCTGCTCCTTGCCATCACCGCGCTCGCGTCCGATGCGCGCACGTTTACGGATTCGCATGGGCGCACGCTGGAAGCCGAAATCGTCGCCTACGATGGCGGAGAAACGGTCAAGATTCGCCGCGACGATGGCCAGGTGTTTGACTTGCCGCTTGATCGTTTATCGGCGGGAGATCAGGCATACGTCCAATCCTGGCTGGAAGCAAAATCCGCCCCGGTATCTGCGGACGACATTGACCGGCTGAACCAATTATTTGGTGCCGAGCTGTTTGCTGATGGCAACCTCTGGGACGACGCCCCGGACGATGTCGCTCAGCGCCTTGGCTGGCCGCAGGAATCCAAGACCGCCACCCAGGCCAGCTATCGCATTTACCACCAGCCCGATGACCGCCTACTCGGGGCCCGTCCCTACACTTCGGTGCTGCATGTGGAAGACGGCAAGGTGGACACGATTTCCATCATTTTCGCGAACAAGGGCGACTCGGTAGGCAGCGATGTTTTCGACATCAAGGCTGCGACAAAAATCGTCGAAGATGCGATCAAGCAGGATGGCGAAACGATTAGTGACCGCCTTGGGCAATTGGGCGAGTCCGAGCAACTAACCACCGCCACCGGGCGCAACATGAAGGAGCGCCTGCAAATTTGGGAATGGCGCGGCCACACCTTTACCCTCGCAGTGCAGGACGGCGAATACGTCACCGTGCGCGTCATGCGGCCGGAGCTTGCTGCCAACCGCGGTCGCCCGGAACGCATTGCGAGCACGACCCTGCGCGACCGCGCCAAGGCTAACGTGGAAACCCGCGCCAACCGCGACGTCATCATTACCAACATCCCGATGGTCAACCAGGGGCCCAAGGGCTACTGCGTGCCCGCCACGCTGGAGCGCGTGCTGCGCTACATGGGCGTGCGCGCAGACATGTATCTGCTCGCGATGGCAGGCCAGACCGGTGTAGGCGGCGGCACCAACGTAAACCAACTGATCGAAGGCACCGAGGGCTACCTGAAGAGCGCCGGGCGGGAAATGGAGAGCAAAAAGTTCAAGCTCAAATCCCGCAGCGTCGCCAAATACATCGATGCCGGGCAGCCAATACTTTGGACACTTTATTCCACGCGCGAGTTTAACGACATCGCCAATGCCATCACGCAGGAACGTGCTGGCTACCCGAGCATCGACGCCTGGGAAAAGGTGCTTAAGGACAAATTGCGCAGCCAGGAAGAACTCCAGCCCGACATCGAGACGGGCCACATTTGCATGATCATCGGCTACAATCCGGAGACCGACGAGATTGCAGTCAGCGACTCCTGGGGTCCGCACTACGCCGAACGTTGGATCCCTGCCGAGCTCGCGGAAAATGTCTCGCAAGGCGGATTTTGGATAGTCGATTTTTGA
- a CDS encoding efflux RND transporter permease subunit yields the protein MINALIHWCLHNRLVVGLIALMLAAGGILMAPFDWQIPGVTRAPVGVDAIPDIGENQQIVFTEWAGRSPQDIEDQITYPLTTALLGLPDVKAIRSTSMFGFSTIFIIFDDQVDFYWARSRILEKLNSLSPGTLPDDVQPTLGPDATGLGQVYWYTLEGRDANGKPTGGWDPQELRSIQDWVVRFALQSANGVAEVASIGGYVNEYQIDVDPDAMRAYGITLDDIYNAVRESNDEVGARTIEVNKIEYVIRGLGWIQSLDDLRKTVVKAYQGAPITLDQVAEIERGPALRRGVLDKDGVEAVGGVVTARYGENPLAVIKAVHEKVDGISRSLPSKTLADGTVSQVTIVPFYDRTGLILETLATLEDALSLEVLVTVLVIILLVWRLRSAMIISSVLPLAVLITFIAMKATGIDANIVALAGIAIAIGTVVDMGIVLCGNIQEKLDQAAPDEPRLQVVWQASGEVGGAVLTAVLTTVIGFLPVFFMTGAEGKLFRPLAFTKTYALIASVLVSLTLVPVLALILLRATKQRQEQPKARSFFSRTLPWPVLFLNGAIALLVALLLSAAWKPLGPTHAIGNALFVVIVVGGVLLFFRALVFFYVPILRFLLRFKAPFLVGVFGVIVMGGFCWLGAPGALRGVFPGLQKEFMPALDEGSFLFMPTTMPHASIGEASEILSLQNRAISAIPEVESVVGKIGRVDSPLDPAPVSMVETIINYKSEYTRNADGELVRQWRDEIKSPEDIWDEIASVTQMPGVTSAPKLQPIETRLVMLQTGMRAPMGVKVFAANLDDLETAALTLEEQLKTVPGIRAETVFADRVVGKPYLEITPNREELSRYGLSVKDLNDTIEVAIGGSTITTTVEGRERYPVRVRYPRELRGDVESLEGILIPTSNGAEIPLRQVATIEYVRGPQSIKSEDSFLTAYVIFDRESGRSEVDVAQNAQAIIRQRQDEGAFQLPHGAYYKFTGTYENQVRAMERMRLVLPLALLLIFLLIYLQFKRVAMSFLVFSGVFVAWSGGFILIWLYNQPWFLDVNLLGWHLRDIFQVHPISLSVAVWVGFLALFGIATDDGVLMGTYLQERFKDEPGDKASVREAVIEAANRRIGPACMTSATTILALLPVLTSSGRGSDVMIPMAIPTVGGMLVALITVFVVPVVYSAMKERGKA from the coding sequence ATGATAAACGCGCTCATCCACTGGTGCCTCCACAACCGTCTGGTCGTCGGCTTGATCGCGCTGATGCTCGCGGCCGGTGGCATTCTCATGGCTCCGTTTGACTGGCAGATCCCCGGGGTTACCCGTGCTCCGGTCGGCGTCGACGCCATCCCGGATATTGGCGAAAACCAGCAAATAGTCTTCACCGAATGGGCGGGTCGCTCGCCGCAGGATATCGAAGACCAGATCACCTACCCGCTGACCACTGCCCTGCTCGGCCTGCCTGACGTCAAAGCGATCCGCAGCACGAGCATGTTCGGTTTTTCAACAATCTTCATCATCTTCGATGATCAGGTGGATTTCTACTGGGCGCGCAGTCGCATCCTGGAAAAGCTCAACAGCCTCTCGCCCGGCACCCTGCCCGACGACGTGCAACCAACCCTCGGCCCCGATGCCACGGGTCTTGGCCAAGTTTATTGGTACACGCTGGAAGGGCGCGATGCCAACGGCAAGCCCACCGGCGGATGGGATCCGCAAGAGCTACGTAGTATCCAGGACTGGGTCGTTCGCTTTGCATTGCAAAGTGCCAACGGTGTGGCCGAGGTGGCGTCCATCGGCGGCTACGTGAATGAATACCAGATCGACGTCGATCCCGACGCCATGCGCGCCTATGGCATCACGCTGGATGATATTTACAACGCCGTGCGCGAGTCCAATGACGAAGTCGGTGCCCGTACCATCGAGGTCAACAAGATCGAGTACGTTATTCGCGGCTTGGGTTGGATCCAGTCGCTCGATGACTTGCGCAAAACCGTCGTCAAAGCCTATCAGGGCGCACCAATCACCTTGGACCAAGTGGCGGAAATCGAGCGCGGCCCAGCACTACGCCGCGGCGTGCTGGACAAAGATGGCGTCGAGGCAGTCGGTGGCGTCGTCACCGCGCGCTATGGCGAAAACCCGCTGGCTGTGATCAAAGCCGTGCATGAAAAAGTCGACGGGATTTCGCGCAGCCTTCCAAGTAAGACACTCGCCGACGGCACTGTCAGCCAGGTAACCATTGTGCCTTTTTATGATCGCACCGGGTTAATCCTGGAAACGCTCGCGACGCTGGAGGACGCGCTCAGCCTGGAGGTCTTGGTGACGGTGCTTGTGATCATCCTGCTCGTTTGGCGCTTGCGCAGCGCGATGATTATCTCGTCGGTGTTGCCACTCGCGGTGCTGATCACGTTTATTGCCATGAAGGCAACGGGTATCGATGCAAACATCGTGGCGCTGGCCGGCATTGCCATCGCGATCGGCACCGTGGTCGATATGGGCATCGTCCTATGCGGCAACATCCAGGAAAAGCTCGATCAGGCTGCCCCTGATGAGCCGCGTCTGCAAGTTGTCTGGCAGGCCAGTGGCGAAGTGGGCGGCGCGGTGCTGACTGCGGTTCTCACGACCGTCATTGGTTTCCTGCCCGTATTCTTTATGACGGGTGCCGAAGGGAAATTATTTCGCCCGCTCGCCTTTACCAAAACCTACGCGCTGATTGCCTCGGTGCTCGTCAGCCTGACGCTGGTGCCCGTGCTCGCGCTCATCCTGCTGCGCGCCACCAAGCAACGCCAAGAGCAGCCGAAAGCGCGCTCGTTCTTTTCACGCACCCTGCCCTGGCCCGTCCTTTTCCTCAATGGTGCCATTGCCTTGCTGGTCGCGCTTTTGTTATCCGCAGCGTGGAAACCACTCGGGCCAACGCACGCCATTGGCAATGCATTGTTCGTCGTCATCGTCGTTGGCGGTGTGCTGCTTTTCTTCCGCGCACTGGTTTTCTTTTATGTACCGATTCTCCGGTTCTTGCTGCGATTTAAAGCGCCGTTTCTAGTCGGTGTTTTCGGTGTCATCGTCATGGGCGGCTTTTGCTGGCTCGGTGCTCCTGGCGCATTGCGCGGCGTCTTCCCCGGCTTGCAAAAGGAATTCATGCCGGCGCTCGACGAAGGCTCCTTCCTGTTCATGCCGACCACAATGCCGCATGCGTCCATTGGCGAAGCATCGGAAATTCTCTCACTGCAAAATCGCGCGATCAGCGCCATTCCGGAAGTGGAAAGCGTGGTTGGCAAAATCGGGCGCGTGGACAGCCCGCTCGACCCGGCACCGGTCTCGATGGTCGAGACCATCATCAACTACAAGTCCGAATACACGCGCAACGCAGACGGCGAACTGGTAAGGCAATGGCGCGATGAAATCAAAAGCCCCGAAGACATTTGGGACGAAATTGCCAGCGTCACGCAAATGCCGGGCGTCACCTCAGCACCCAAGTTGCAGCCCATTGAAACGCGGCTCGTGATGCTCCAAACGGGCATGCGCGCGCCAATGGGCGTTAAGGTGTTTGCGGCGAATCTTGATGACCTGGAAACCGCTGCGCTCACGCTGGAGGAGCAGTTAAAAACGGTGCCCGGCATTCGCGCCGAAACGGTTTTTGCCGATCGCGTCGTGGGCAAGCCTTACCTCGAAATCACGCCCAACCGCGAGGAGCTCTCGCGCTACGGACTGAGTGTGAAGGACCTCAACGACACGATCGAGGTGGCCATTGGCGGCTCCACCATTACGACTACTGTTGAAGGCCGCGAACGCTACCCTGTGCGCGTGCGTTACCCGCGCGAATTGCGTGGCGACGTCGAGAGCCTGGAGGGCATTTTAATCCCCACTTCCAACGGCGCGGAGATCCCCCTGCGCCAGGTCGCGACTATCGAATACGTGCGCGGCCCACAGTCGATCAAGAGTGAGGATTCGTTCCTCACTGCCTACGTGATCTTCGACCGCGAGTCCGGCCGCAGCGAGGTCGACGTCGCCCAAAACGCACAGGCCATCATCCGCCAGCGTCAGGACGAGGGCGCGTTTCAGCTTCCCCATGGCGCGTATTATAAATTTACCGGCACCTATGAAAACCAGGTCCGCGCAATGGAGCGCATGCGGCTGGTACTGCCCTTAGCCTTGCTGCTGATTTTCCTACTAATCTATCTGCAGTTTAAGCGCGTTGCGATGAGCTTTCTCGTGTTCAGCGGAGTATTCGTGGCATGGTCTGGTGGCTTCATTTTAATCTGGCTCTATAACCAGCCGTGGTTCCTCGATGTAAACCTGCTTGGCTGGCATTTGCGGGATATTTTCCAAGTGCATCCAATCAGCCTGAGCGTCGCGGTGTGGGTCGGCTTTCTGGCGTTATTTGGTATCGCGACCGACGACGGCGTGCTCATGGGGACCTACCTGCAGGAGCGTTTTAAAGACGAACCCGGCGACAAAGCCAGCGTGCGCGAGGCGGTGATCGAAGCCGCCAACCGGCGCATCGGCCCGGCCTGCATGACGAGCGCCACCACGATCCTGGCGCTGCTGCCGGTGCTCACCTCTTCCGGGCGCGGGTCAGACGTCATGATCCCCATGGCGATTCCCACCGTGGGCGGCATGCTGGTGGCGCTGATCACGGTATTTGTCGTGCCCGTCGTCTACAGCGCGATGAAAGAACGCGGCAAGGCATAG
- a CDS encoding efflux RND transporter periplasmic adaptor subunit: MKRVISIYLSIACVCLAGVFVGCSKTDSQGAETSAQANDTIWTCSMHPQIQQSDPGDCPICGMDLIPLKSGAAANPRELELSDAAQALADIQTATIKRESVTRDVHLFGVIAADDTRVATVTARFPGRIERLFVNFVGTRVRAGEHLAEIYSDELVEAQSELIGALRYDTNASSAEGIKERLRLWDIPEDQIELIDSTRKPVYRVRIDSPTGGIVTQLDVREGDYVNTGARLFEVTDLTKLWVHFNAYETDLPWLRYGQQVDIQAKAFPGEHFQGTIAFIQPILDPETRTIKVRVNMDNPDGKLRPGMFVRGQVKAYLGDGGKVVAPQFAGKWIGPMHPEIVSDEPGDCPICGMALEPAEQLGYAAYNEGEPPLIVPASAVLRTGKRAVVYIKDGPSNFIGREIELGPRAGDYFVVREGLTEGEEVVTNGAFRLDSELQIKAKPSMMNPSGDPMPMAGHNHGTHRQAAPASDAAEPIDIYSLHKTIPLQFDVDQKLSDALSSALQSYFALESSFDKNDFSAAKEQAATLANNIKDIPMMGLSDEAMPIFMQDQADGLSGAQTIAQDPEKDRINAFEATSESLIALVQIFKWPGDEPLYLMHCPMVHGDHGARWLQTTPEVTNPYFGPDMLECGEILAKWNPDASRWDDYE; encoded by the coding sequence ATGAAACGCGTCATCTCCATCTACCTGTCCATTGCCTGCGTCTGCCTGGCAGGCGTCTTTGTCGGTTGCTCCAAGACTGACTCACAAGGTGCTGAGACTTCAGCGCAGGCCAATGATACCATTTGGACCTGCTCGATGCATCCGCAGATCCAGCAATCTGATCCTGGTGATTGCCCCATCTGCGGCATGGATCTGATTCCTCTAAAATCTGGTGCTGCAGCGAATCCTCGCGAGCTCGAGCTTTCGGATGCCGCCCAGGCATTGGCAGACATCCAAACCGCAACCATCAAGCGCGAATCGGTCACCCGCGATGTGCACCTCTTCGGAGTCATCGCGGCAGACGACACCCGTGTCGCCACCGTTACGGCGCGATTCCCCGGCCGCATTGAGCGCCTGTTCGTGAACTTCGTCGGCACTCGTGTGCGCGCGGGCGAGCATCTTGCCGAAATATACAGCGACGAGCTCGTCGAGGCCCAGAGCGAACTCATCGGCGCGCTGCGTTACGACACCAACGCATCATCGGCCGAGGGCATCAAGGAGCGACTGCGCCTATGGGATATTCCGGAAGATCAGATCGAGCTCATCGACAGCACGCGCAAGCCCGTTTACCGCGTGCGTATCGACTCCCCCACCGGTGGCATCGTCACCCAGCTCGACGTCCGCGAAGGCGATTACGTCAACACCGGTGCCCGCCTCTTCGAAGTTACCGACCTGACCAAACTATGGGTTCACTTCAACGCCTACGAGACCGACCTCCCTTGGCTCCGCTACGGCCAACAGGTTGATATCCAAGCCAAAGCTTTTCCCGGCGAACACTTTCAGGGAACCATCGCGTTCATCCAACCCATTCTCGACCCCGAAACACGCACCATCAAAGTGCGCGTCAACATGGACAACCCGGATGGCAAGCTTCGCCCCGGCATGTTCGTGCGCGGCCAGGTCAAGGCCTACCTCGGTGATGGCGGTAAAGTCGTCGCCCCTCAATTTGCTGGTAAATGGATCGGGCCGATGCACCCAGAAATCGTGTCTGACGAACCCGGCGACTGCCCCATTTGCGGCATGGCGCTGGAACCCGCCGAACAGCTCGGCTACGCCGCCTACAACGAAGGCGAACCGCCCCTTATTGTCCCAGCCTCCGCAGTCCTGCGCACCGGCAAACGCGCGGTGGTTTACATCAAGGACGGACCATCGAATTTCATCGGACGCGAGATCGAGCTCGGCCCGCGCGCCGGCGATTATTTCGTCGTTCGCGAGGGGCTGACCGAAGGCGAAGAAGTCGTGACCAACGGCGCGTTCCGCCTCGACAGCGAACTGCAAATCAAAGCCAAGCCGAGCATGATGAATCCTTCCGGCGATCCTATGCCAATGGCTGGCCACAACCATGGCACACATAGGCAGGCCGCGCCAGCCAGCGACGCCGCTGAACCCATCGATATCTATTCACTACACAAGACGATTCCCTTGCAGTTCGACGTGGATCAAAAATTAAGCGACGCCCTTAGCTCTGCATTGCAAAGTTACTTTGCACTGGAAAGTAGCTTTGACAAAAATGATTTCTCCGCCGCGAAAGAACAAGCCGCCACCTTGGCCAACAACATTAAGGACATCCCAATGATGGGGCTATCTGATGAGGCGATGCCGATTTTCATGCAGGATCAGGCCGACGGTTTAAGCGGTGCGCAGACGATCGCGCAAGATCCGGAGAAGGATCGCATCAATGCTTTCGAAGCCACCTCCGAGTCCCTCATTGCGCTCGTGCAAATCTTTAAATGGCCCGGCGATGAACCGCTTTATCTCATGCACTGTCCGATGGTGCACGGTGACCACGGCGCGCGTTGGCTTCAAACCACACCCGAGGTGACCAACCCCTATTTTGGGCCTGACATGCTGGAATGCGGCGAGATCCTCGCCAAGTGGAACCCGGATGCCTCACGCTGGGATGACTACGAATAG
- a CDS encoding NADPH-dependent FMN reductase: MSKSKSPLLIISCSLNPGSRSRIMAQAAQAKLEGAEWIDLAETELPLCDGGAAYGHENVSAIAEKIKAAKGILVATPIYNYDVNAALKNMLELTGRHWTGKVVGFLCAAGGDGSYMSIMALANSLMLDFRAVIVPRFVYATGRHFEGPSIADAELKRRIDALCDDLSNFSSALDGLTEKLDA; this comes from the coding sequence ATGAGTAAGAGCAAATCTCCGTTGTTGATTATTTCGTGCAGTCTCAATCCCGGTAGCCGCAGCCGTATCATGGCTCAGGCAGCCCAGGCAAAACTCGAAGGCGCAGAGTGGATTGACTTGGCGGAAACCGAACTGCCCCTTTGCGATGGCGGTGCCGCCTATGGCCACGAGAACGTCTCGGCAATTGCGGAGAAGATCAAGGCTGCCAAAGGCATTCTAGTCGCTACGCCAATTTACAATTACGACGTAAACGCCGCCCTTAAAAACATGCTGGAGCTCACCGGCCGCCACTGGACGGGTAAAGTAGTCGGCTTTCTGTGCGCCGCTGGCGGTGACGGCAGCTACATGTCCATCATGGCTCTAGCCAACAGCCTCATGCTCGATTTCCGCGCGGTGATCGTCCCCCGTTTTGTCTATGCCACGGGCCGCCACTTCGAAGGTCCCAGCATAGCCGATGCAGAACTGAAGCGCCGCATCGACGCTCTCTGCGATGACCTGTCGAATTTCTCAAGTGCGCTTGATGGCCTGACGGAAAAGCTCGACGCCTAG